The Streptomyces luteogriseus genome includes a window with the following:
- a CDS encoding NADH-quinone oxidoreductase subunit NuoF family protein, which produces MNEALPDVPEVRVVGLPQLTSGFDLVDRLDLPMHLKVHGPLEPMGGEQLAQLAERINLKGRGGAGFPFHKKLRSVADAAIKRGVRPVVVVNGSEDEPACRKDTVLINRAPHLILDGALLCAEALGARTLVVGVTRESTQRSMEAALAERGLNNGRRSALRARVQRNPVRMVTGAAASLIRSIDGGPAVPPGRKVSASQNGVGGAPTLLSNAETFAQLAIAARIGPERYGNTGLYDEPGTVMLTVSGAVARPMVIEVPTGVPLRYVLQLAGAPPVPQGVLTGGYHGKWIDAATVNEAVVSRNSLDAVGGALGAGAILPITQDTCPLGESLRVAQWLAEESAGQCGPCYLGLPAAARGLEDILNGGGPAALEALKQVAKNVKRRGACSHPDGSAMFIESTIKAFTDDLAAHVLGNGCGRPVEGVLPLFEGGRAPTGIPGGGESEENGPSRQKIYVDWTLCRGHGLCADILPEVFQLGADGFPTVAQAQVPRYAEAKALRAVRRCPALALRLEEASAPGAPSRNLPVLSQGRGRRALGR; this is translated from the coding sequence GTGAACGAGGCCCTGCCCGACGTACCCGAAGTCCGCGTGGTCGGTCTTCCCCAGCTCACGTCAGGCTTCGACCTTGTCGATCGGCTCGATCTGCCCATGCACCTCAAGGTGCACGGGCCGCTCGAACCGATGGGCGGCGAGCAGCTCGCGCAGCTCGCCGAACGCATCAACCTGAAGGGCCGCGGCGGCGCGGGCTTCCCCTTCCACAAGAAGCTGCGCTCGGTCGCCGACGCGGCGATCAAGCGCGGCGTCCGGCCGGTCGTCGTCGTGAACGGCAGCGAGGACGAGCCGGCCTGCCGCAAGGACACGGTGCTGATCAACCGTGCCCCGCATCTGATCCTGGACGGCGCGCTGCTGTGCGCCGAGGCCCTGGGTGCCCGCACGCTCGTGGTGGGGGTCACCCGTGAGTCGACCCAGCGCTCCATGGAGGCCGCGCTCGCCGAACGCGGCCTCAACAACGGCCGCCGGTCGGCGCTGCGCGCGCGCGTCCAGCGCAACCCGGTCCGCATGGTCACCGGCGCCGCCGCGTCGCTGATCCGCTCGATCGACGGCGGCCCGGCCGTCCCGCCCGGCCGCAAGGTCAGCGCCTCGCAGAACGGCGTCGGCGGGGCACCCACCCTGCTGTCCAACGCCGAGACCTTCGCCCAGCTCGCGATCGCCGCCCGCATCGGCCCGGAGCGCTACGGCAACACCGGCCTGTACGACGAGCCGGGCACCGTCATGCTCACGGTCTCCGGCGCGGTCGCCCGCCCCATGGTGATCGAGGTCCCGACGGGCGTGCCGCTCCGGTACGTCCTGCAGCTCGCCGGCGCCCCGCCGGTGCCGCAGGGCGTGCTCACCGGCGGCTACCACGGCAAGTGGATCGACGCCGCGACGGTCAACGAGGCAGTCGTCTCCCGCAACTCCCTGGACGCGGTGGGCGGCGCACTGGGCGCCGGCGCGATTCTGCCGATCACTCAGGACACCTGCCCACTGGGCGAGTCGCTGCGGGTGGCGCAGTGGCTGGCCGAGGAGAGCGCGGGCCAGTGCGGCCCCTGCTACCTCGGCCTGCCGGCCGCCGCACGCGGTCTGGAGGACATCCTCAACGGCGGCGGACCGGCCGCCCTGGAGGCCCTCAAACAGGTCGCCAAGAACGTGAAGCGGCGCGGTGCGTGCTCGCACCCGGACGGCTCCGCGATGTTCATCGAGTCGACCATCAAGGCTTTCACCGACGACCTGGCCGCCCATGTCCTCGGCAACGGCTGCGGACGGCCCGTGGAGGGCGTTCTGCCGCTCTTCGAGGGCGGCAGGGCCCCCACGGGCATCCCGGGCGGCGGAGAGTCGGAGGAGAACGGCCCCAGCCGCCAGAAGATCTACGTGGACTGGACGCTGTGCCGGGGCCATGGGCTGTGCGCGGACATCCTCCCCGAGGTGTTCCAGCTCGGCGCCGACGGCTTCCCGACCGTGGCGCAGGCGCAGGTACCGCGCTACGCCGAGGCCAAGGCTCTACGCGCGGTGCGCCGGTGCCCGGCCCTGGCGCTGCGCCTCGAGGAGGCGAGCGCGCCGGGAGCGCCGTCCCGCAACCTCCCGGTCCTCTCCCAGGGCCGCGGCCGCCGCGCTCTCGGCCGCTGA
- a CDS encoding histidine phosphatase family protein, protein MAVTSFSEASAGKGRGRRVILWRHGQTSWNVERRFQGSTDVELTETGIAQARRAARLLASLRPDAMVASDLRRAAATAAELATLTGLDVTHDEGLRETYAGVWQGLTHDEIIARYGEEYAAWKRGEPVRRGGGELETEVADRAAPVVLRHAEKLPDDGTLVVVSHGGTIRTTIGRLLGLDPHHWESLGGLSNCCWSVLGEGARGWRLLEHNAGTLPEPVLGDDD, encoded by the coding sequence CTGGCGGTGACCTCCTTCAGTGAGGCGTCCGCCGGGAAGGGCCGCGGCCGTCGCGTCATCCTGTGGCGGCACGGCCAGACCTCGTGGAACGTGGAGCGCCGTTTCCAGGGCAGCACGGACGTCGAGCTGACCGAGACCGGTATCGCCCAGGCCCGCCGCGCCGCCCGGCTGCTCGCTTCCCTGAGGCCGGACGCCATGGTCGCCTCCGACCTGCGGCGCGCAGCGGCCACGGCCGCCGAGCTCGCCACGCTCACGGGCCTCGACGTCACCCACGACGAGGGGCTGCGGGAGACCTACGCGGGCGTCTGGCAGGGCCTGACGCACGACGAGATCATCGCCCGGTACGGCGAGGAGTACGCCGCGTGGAAGCGCGGTGAGCCCGTCCGCCGCGGCGGTGGCGAACTGGAGACCGAGGTCGCCGACCGCGCCGCCCCCGTGGTGCTGCGGCATGCCGAGAAGCTCCCCGACGACGGCACGCTCGTCGTGGTCAGCCACGGCGGCACGATCCGCACCACCATCGGCCGCCTGCTGGGGCTCGATCCCCACCACTGGGAGAGCCTCGGCGGACTCTCCAACTGCTGCTGGTCCGTGCTCGGCGAAGGCGCCCGCGGCTGGCGTCTGCTGGAGCACAACGCCGGCACCCTGCCGGAGCCGGTGCTCGGCGACGACGACTGA
- the rsfS gene encoding ribosome silencing factor, translating to MTVTDRSHELINTAAQAAADKLAHDIVAYDVSDVLSITDAFLLASAPNDRQVKAIVDEIEERLSKELGAKPVRREGDREARWVLLDYVDIVVHVQHSEERVFYALERLWKDCPEVELPEEAKATRGKAEEHAKLRAAEEAAELDGDWR from the coding sequence GTGACCGTGACCGACCGCTCTCACGAGCTGATCAACACCGCCGCCCAGGCGGCCGCCGACAAGCTGGCCCACGACATCGTCGCCTATGACGTCAGTGACGTGCTGTCCATCACGGACGCCTTCCTGCTGGCCTCGGCGCCCAACGACCGCCAGGTCAAGGCGATCGTCGACGAGATCGAAGAGCGCCTCTCGAAGGAGCTCGGCGCCAAGCCGGTGCGCCGCGAGGGCGACCGCGAGGCCCGCTGGGTCCTGCTCGACTACGTCGACATCGTCGTCCACGTCCAGCACAGCGAGGAGCGCGTCTTCTACGCCCTGGAGCGGCTGTGGAAGGACTGCCCCGAGGTCGAGCTGCCCGAGGAGGCCAAGGCCACCCGCGGGAAGGCCGAGGAGCACGCCAAGCTGCGGGCGGCCGAGGAGGCGGCGGAACTGGACGGTGACTGGCGGTGA